CGCCACCACCCGGCGGTGATCGACGCGTCGACGGTGCGGGCGAAGGCGGCTGCATCGCGGCCGGCCCAGCGCAGCAGGATCGCGACGGCGCGGGGTGACGGTTCGCGGCCGAGCGCGACCCGCAGGTACGACACGGCGTCGTCGAACGACAGGTCCCGCAATATCCGCGGCGGCACATGACCGTCTTTCCACAGCATGGTGATGGCGGTGGGCGCCGCCGACCCCGGACGAGCGGGTGCGCAGGCGAGGAAGACCGGCACGCCGTGGTGCACGGCGATCGCCTGGACGGCGGCCGCGGCGTCGTCGGACAGCAGATGGGCGTCGTCGACGACGACGGCGGCGCGCGCGTCCAGGACCCGGAGATACTCGGCCAGCGCGGCGCGCCACGACCGGCCGTCCGGTAGTTCGCCGACGACGTCGCCGATCACCCGATCGGCCCCGCCCGCGGCCGCGAGCAGTCGCACGACGGGACCGGGATGGGCGGACGCGAACTGATCGAGCACGGTCGTCTTGCCCGAGCGGGCGGCGCCGAGGATCACGCAGCCCCGGCTCAGGTCGGCGTCACCGTCCGCGCGTGCCAGGGCCTGCGCCCGTTGCAGATCGCGCAGTGTCGCCGCTGAAGCCGGCCGGGTCGTCACAGGGGACATGGTGGCGTATCCCGGGCCGGCCGTCCGCCGGATCGGCGGGATTCACCGGGATCCGGCGGCGTCGATCTTCTGGTGTGCCCGCACCAGGTAGGCACTCACCGAGGTGGGGAGGATCCCGAGGGCTTCGCCGACCGCGCGGCGGGTCCCGCCCAGGGCCGTCATGGCGAGGACCTCGGCTTCGCGGTCGGTGAGGACGGCGCCGGTGACGGCCACCCGGATGGCCGGTGAGGTGATGCCGTCGCAGGCCGCGACGAGGTCGTCGAGTCGACCGCGCAAGGCGTTCGCGGCGACCGAGTGGCCCGCGGCGCGGAGAGCGATCATGCCCTGCGCCAGCGCGTCGGCGGCGTGCGCGGACAGGCCGAGTCGCGCGTATCCCTCCGCGGCGCGGATCAGGGCGTCGCCGTCGCGCGACCGCAGGGCCACCGCTTGTGCGACGACCGTGCGCGCGGCGGGACCCTCGCACCGCAGCGCGGGGTCGGTGATCAGCTCGGCGGCGGCCCGGTCCCCGAACCGGACCGCCCAGGTGAGGGCGATGAAGGCGTCGGCGACGTGCCCGCCGTTCCGGGCGGTCCGGGCGGCCGACCGGAACAGTTGCCGGGGTCGCGTCGACTGTCCGCGGCACGCCGTCGCGAACGCCTCGCACAGGTGGAGTGCGGCCGCCGAGACCGCGTCTACGGCGGATGCTCGTGCTCGGGCGACGGCCCGCTCCACCGCGGTCGGGTCGCCGAGCATCATGCGCACCGCGGCCAGTTCGGCCGCCGCGGCGCAGGCGATACCCGTGCGGTCCTCCGCGGCGAGTTCCAGCGCGGCGTCGAGCCGCCGTCCTGCCTCGGCGAACGCGCCGCGGGCGATCTCGGGCAGTGCCGCGGTGAAGCACGAGTACGCGAGCACCAGATCGGGCTGCGGTGCCGGCCCGGATGGCGGCCGGGCGTCGGCGGCCGCCTCGTCGAGGCTGCCGAACGCGACATCGGCGGCCACCAGGGTGTGCCGCAGGGCGGCCTCGGTCAGCGGGCTCTCGGGGGTGCCGTCGGTGAGGGCCGCGCGCGCGAGGATCCGCGGACGACGACCCTCGCCCAGCCGGCGCAGGATCTCGGCCTCCGTGTACGCCGCGATCGCGGACGCGGGTCCGGTGGCGCGGAGCGACCGCGCACCGGTCAGCGCGTCGGCGAGACGGTCGTCGAGGAGGTCGCCGATGAGTGTCGCCGCGAGCCGCCCCTCGGCCGGCTCGCCCGCGGGCCAGTCGGCCAGGCGGGCCCGATGGAGGAGGTCGGCCGGCGATCGTCCGTCGCGGTCCAGTGCGTCGACCAGCCGCTCGGTGAGGCGGAGCAGGTGCAGCACGCCCAGCCGGCCGGCGATGACCGGGTCGGGCACACCGTGCGCTGAGCGGACGAGACCGCCGTCGACCGTCACCAGCCGTCCGGCGGCGGCGTCGACCGCGTCCGCGAGTCCGAGCGCGCCGAGCACCGGCAACGACAGCGGGCTGGCGACGGCGAGGAAACCGAGCAGGTCTCGCTCGGGCGCGGTGGCCGCCGCGAGAACCGCCGCGGCCAGGTACTCGAGTTCCGTCGCAGACCCGGGCGGGCGCTGCGCCGAGCTCGCCAGGTGCCGGACATGCCGCGGATTCCCGTCGGCCGCCCGGTGGATGCGCATCGCTTCGGCGAGGTCCGGCCGGTGGTGCCGGAGATCGCCGATCAGCGCGGCGGTCTCGTCCAGAGTCAGCGGTGGCACGTCGACGATCTGTGCGTCGGCCGTCCGCAGGGCGGCGTACAGCGCGGGGCCGAGGGCCTGACCGTTGCTCAGCGCGACGACGCGACCGGGCAGCCGCGGTATCAGCCCGGCCACGACGCGGGCGGAGGCGTCGTCGAGATGCTCGGCGCCGTCGACGACGAGGAGGGCGCCGGTGGCCTCGATCCGGGAGCACAGCGCGGCCGAGGCCATCGTCTCGGCGGGCCCGGACGGGACGGATCCGGGATCCGGGGACGACTCGACGCACGCCGAGACCGCGGCGAGCGGTGCGGCCGTGGACTTCTCGTCGCCCAGCACCCAGACGATGGGGCGCCGAACACTGCGGGCGAGCGCCCGAGCGAACTCCGTCTTGCCGATGCCGGCCGTACCGATGATCACCACCGGACGGCCGCGGGTGACGGCTCCGGCCGCGTCCGAGAGCAGCCGGGCGCGCGGTGGTGCCGTCCGCTCCGGGCTGGTCACGCCGGTCGCCATCGGCGTTCCTCTCGTCATCCGTGGACCCGATCCGCTCGGGTCCCTCGCGAGACGACGGCCGGGTGCCTTCTCGGTCTACGTGAGCCGGACCGCGTTGGCAACCGGCGCGCTAGTGTCGACGACATGCCACAGCCCGCGATCGACGAAGCGGCACGCGTCGCCGGTCTGCACGACGCGCAGACCAAGGCCGAACGGCTCTTCGACGAGATCGCCGCGCGCGGACTGATCCGCGCGGGAGTCGGGGAGCGGGCGGTGTCCGACGAGATCCGGGATCTCGCGAACGACATGGTCGGGCTCACCAAGCAGCACTGCGTTCTGAGCGGATAGCGACGACCGCCAGCACGATGGCCAGGCCAGCTGCGACCGCCGAAGCTGCATAGCTCGCCACCTGGGTCCGGGCAGGCTTCACAGTCGTCATGCTTCTGCGGTGGTCACTCGTACGGCCCCAGGAACCGTTCGCCGTTGAGGTGGATCATGTGGCTGGGGTCGTCGGCGAGCCAGACCTCGGTTTCCCAGGCCAGGTCGGCGAGGAACTTTCGCATGGTTGCACGGTCCGGGAAGCACGAGACGTAGACGAGTCCGGCGGTGCAGTCGGCGAATAAGGCCGCGA
The nucleotide sequence above comes from Gordonia sp. PP30. Encoded proteins:
- a CDS encoding LuxR C-terminal-related transcriptional regulator — translated: MATGVTSPERTAPPRARLLSDAAGAVTRGRPVVIIGTAGIGKTEFARALARSVRRPIVWVLGDEKSTAAPLAAVSACVESSPDPGSVPSGPAETMASAALCSRIEATGALLVVDGAEHLDDASARVVAGLIPRLPGRVVALSNGQALGPALYAALRTADAQIVDVPPLTLDETAALIGDLRHHRPDLAEAMRIHRAADGNPRHVRHLASSAQRPPGSATELEYLAAAVLAAATAPERDLLGFLAVASPLSLPVLGALGLADAVDAAAGRLVTVDGGLVRSAHGVPDPVIAGRLGVLHLLRLTERLVDALDRDGRSPADLLHRARLADWPAGEPAEGRLAATLIGDLLDDRLADALTGARSLRATGPASAIAAYTEAEILRRLGEGRRPRILARAALTDGTPESPLTEAALRHTLVAADVAFGSLDEAAADARPPSGPAPQPDLVLAYSCFTAALPEIARGAFAEAGRRLDAALELAAEDRTGIACAAAAELAAVRMMLGDPTAVERAVARARASAVDAVSAAALHLCEAFATACRGQSTRPRQLFRSAARTARNGGHVADAFIALTWAVRFGDRAAAELITDPALRCEGPAARTVVAQAVALRSRDGDALIRAAEGYARLGLSAHAADALAQGMIALRAAGHSVAANALRGRLDDLVAACDGITSPAIRVAVTGAVLTDREAEVLAMTALGGTRRAVGEALGILPTSVSAYLVRAHQKIDAAGSR